Part of the bacterium genome is shown below.
CCGCCTCCTGATTCGTCCATTCACACACTTAAACTTATTCTCATGCAACGCGAACATCACAAATGGTATAGTCCCGCTCTCGGCCGTGAAATGGAGCTTCTCGTCTTCGGCCACTACGGCCGCCCGCTGCTGGTTTTTCCTTCCGCACAAGGGCGCTTCTTCGATTATGAATGCAATCATATGATTGAGACCATCCGGCATCACATCGAGGCCGGCGGTGTCAAAGTCTTTTGCGTTGACGGCATCGACTCCGAGAGCTGGTTCAACAAGGGGCTGCCGCCGCACATGCGCGTCAAGGCGCACGAGTATTATGAGCAATACGTTACTCACGAGGTCTTCCCGTTCATTCACAAACACTGCGGCTCTCAGAGTATCCGCATCGCCGCGACGGGGTCGAGCTTCGGCGCCTACCACACCATGAATTTCGCGCTGAAATACCCGTGGAACTTCAGTCATATTTTGTGCCTGTCTGGAAACTATGACATCCGCGAGCGCCTCGAAGGATACTACGACGAAAGTTTCTACTTCAACAATCCGATGGATTACCTGCCGAATCTCCAAGACCATGAAACTCTGGAGGCGATACGCAGAATCAAAATCGCGCTGGTCGTCGGTCAAGGAGCGTGGGAGGGCAATTGCATCGATCAGACAAAGCGCCTGTCCGATATCATGAATCAAAAGGGAATCGGCCATCATCTCGACTTATGGGGAACCGACACTCCGCATGACTGGCCCTCGTGGAGACGCATGATTTCCGTTTACATTCCACAAATCTCTTAATCACGATGAGCACGAAGCAACACGACGACCTTCCGCACACCTTCCGCCGAATCGGCCTGCTGCTGGGCAACGAATATGCCTGGCCGCTCGCCTACGAAGCGCTGATTGAACGGCTCGGTTCACATCTCAATTATCAGGGCAGACGGTTCGATTTCGAAGTCGAAAGACTGACGATTGAACCGTTCAATTTACGTCAGCCTGTACGGCACCACGTCATCATTGACCGCCTCGGCTATTGGCACATGACCGTGCGTGAATGGCTCAAGAAATCCGCGCTGATGGATGATTCGCACACGGTGAATAATCCGTTCACGTTTCAGTCCATGGAAAAGCATTCGGCGTATTGCGTCATGATTCGGCTCGGCTTCGATATTCCCGAGACGTGGCTCGTGCCGCAAAAAGAGTGGGATCCGAAGGATGAACGAGCCCGCGTCACCGCCGAGAACTATCACAAAATGTTTGACCTCGAAAAGATCGTCGAAGAGGTCGGCGGCTATCCCGTGTTCATGAAGCCTTATGACGGCGGAGGCTGGCGCGGTGTAACACACATCAAGAATCGCGAGGATTTATACAAGGCCTACGATGAGTCCGGTCAGCAGACGATGCACATTCAGAAGGGCATCAAGGATTACGAAATCTTCTGCCGTTGCCTGGGCTGCGGGCCGCAAATTCTGCCGATGCGCTATGACCCCGACCAACCGCTGCACAACCGTTATCGAATCGAGCACGGATTCCTCTCGCCGTTTCAGGGTGACTATGTGGTCAAGTTGACGCGCATCATCAACGCATTCTTCGGCTGGGAATACAATTCGTGCGAGTCGCTGTTGCGCGGCAAAAGCATCTTCCCGATTGATTTCGCGAACGCCGTGCCGGACACGTCGCTCATCTCGCTGCATTACTACTTCCCGTGGGCTATCAAGGCTTTGGTACGCTGGTCGCTCTATTGCGCAGTCACAGAGCGCAAGACGAGAATTGACCTGCAGTCACGCGACTACTTCGCCATCGCCGACCGGGATATTCCGTTTCCCGAGAAACTCAATCTCTATCACGATCTCGCGCAGCGATACTTCGAATCCGAGCGGTTCGAGGTCTTCTGCGCATCACATCTTGCCCACCTCGACG
Proteins encoded:
- a CDS encoding esterase family protein, with product MQREHHKWYSPALGREMELLVFGHYGRPLLVFPSAQGRFFDYECNHMIETIRHHIEAGGVKVFCVDGIDSESWFNKGLPPHMRVKAHEYYEQYVTHEVFPFIHKHCGSQSIRIAATGSSFGAYHTMNFALKYPWNFSHILCLSGNYDIRERLEGYYDESFYFNNPMDYLPNLQDHETLEAIRRIKIALVVGQGAWEGNCIDQTKRLSDIMNQKGIGHHLDLWGTDTPHDWPSWRRMISVYIPQIS